A single genomic interval of Oryzias latipes chromosome 3, ASM223467v1 harbors:
- the LOC101162910 gene encoding beta-1,3-galactosyltransferase 1-like, producing MLNGNTVPYNKRCRWRHYFLGVLLTAALFFICNASMKTMMLDLTSKLWVTNLSKKLITSTGKLDLVSDGTGRSPAERTAVSFPQFNGLMSLMPSAPPTTGRTQEPQTKVHAQPHGLTHVPYKSPGPYLVEYPSEYHFVINEPQKCEKEEPFVVLVVPVAPHNRAHRDVIRSTWGSQSQVLGRKVLLFFLVGLKDGEAAPQLQQQLQRESRRPRDLIQSDFVDCYKNLTIKTMVMLEWLDSYCSSASYAMKIDSDMFLNVGNLIIMLLKAPKSNYMTGLVAYGGSVLRNPSSKWYLPEKLYPRQQYPPYALGLGYILSLDLPKKLIMASRHVKAIYIEDAYLGLCMEHLHLHPTPPPNSYQFHVSPLTYSRCAYSQIIATTTAPETDRLKLWRDFIAPGPDC from the coding sequence ATGCTGAATGGTAACACAGTTCCATACAACAAAAGATGCCGGTGGCGCCACTACTTCCTCGGCGTCCTTCTGACTGCAGCTCTGTTTTTCATCTGCAACGCAAGCATGAAGACCATGATGCTGGACCTGACCTCCAAACTGTGGGTGACAAACCTTTCAAAGAAGCTCATTACTTCGACTGGAAAACTGGATTTAGTCTCCGATGGAACAGGGCGGTCTCCAGCAGAGAGGACAGCTGTTTCTTTCCCTCAGTTTAATGGCTTGATGTCGTTGATGCCATCAGCGCCGCCGACAACAGGAAGGACACAGGAGCCTCAAACAAAAGTCCACGCACAGCCTCATGGTCTGACCCATGTTCCCTACAAATCGCCTGGACCTTACTTGGTGGAGTATCCCTCTGAGTACCACTTTGTGATAAATGAGccacaaaagtgtgaaaaggaAGAGCCGTTTGTGGTGCTGGTCGTTCCGGTGGCTCCTCACAACAGGGCTCATCGGGACGTCATCCGCAGCACCTGGGGCAGCCAGAGCCAGGTTCTCGGCAGGAAAGTGCTGCTCTTTTTCCTGGTGGGGCTGAAAGATGGAGAAGCCGCACCACAGCTCCAACAGCAGCTGCAGCGTGAGAGCCGACGGCCCCGAGACCTGATCCAGAGCGACTTTGTGGACTGCTACAAGAACCTGACCATCAAGACCATGGTGATGCTTGAGTGGCTGGACTCATACTGCTCCAGTGCCTCTTATGCCATGAAGATTGACTCAGATATGTTCCTCAATGTGGGCAATCTCATCATTATGCTCCTGAAGGCTCCAAAAAGTAACTACATGACCGGTCTAGTGGCATATGGGGGCTCAGTTCTTAGAAATCCTTCATCCAAGTGGTACCTACCTGAGAAGCTGTACCCCCGACAGCAGTATCCCCCCTATGCTCTGGGTCTGGGTTACATCTTGTCTTTGGACCTCCCTAAGAAGCTCATCATGGCCTCCAGGCATGTCAAAGCCATTTACATTGAGGATGCGTATTTGGGGCTGTGCATGGAACACCTGCACCTCCACCCCACGCCGCCCCCCAACAGTTACCAATTCCATGTCTCCCCTTTGACGTACAGCCGCTGCGCTTACTCTCAGATTATTGCCACGACAACTGCTCCAGAAACGGATCGTCTAAAACTCTGGAGGGATTTTATAGCACCAGGTCCAGATTGTTAa